One window from the genome of Gemmatimonadaceae bacterium encodes:
- a CDS encoding methyltransferase domain-containing protein, protein MTTAGGVKGAPILELEDAPPLHPFLSGLVDPQPGDRVLDLGCGAGGTLKQMALDCPGDLRLIGLDISTETLVAARSALRDAKVSDRVQLVQADANDRLGFEDGVFHKVVCHNVLECLPKPELVLREVHRIMRPGGRLVLSHTDFDTVVFNSTVPSLTREIVHRYADRQQPWMAAADGLIGRRLPGLVSADFELVGVHPFVLTGLSYKPGSYPYEQVRHMVRTLADALPVREIERWRADLEQLAEQGAFFYSENVYAVVARPRSGPR, encoded by the coding sequence GTGACCACTGCCGGCGGGGTCAAGGGCGCGCCGATCCTGGAGCTCGAGGACGCTCCGCCGCTGCATCCCTTCCTGTCCGGGCTCGTGGATCCGCAGCCCGGCGATCGGGTGCTCGACCTGGGCTGCGGCGCCGGCGGCACGCTGAAGCAGATGGCGCTCGACTGCCCGGGCGACCTGCGCCTGATCGGGCTCGACATCAGCACCGAGACGCTCGTGGCCGCCCGCAGCGCGTTGCGGGACGCGAAGGTGTCGGATCGCGTGCAGCTCGTACAGGCCGATGCCAACGACCGGCTCGGGTTCGAGGACGGCGTGTTCCACAAGGTCGTCTGCCACAACGTGCTCGAGTGCCTGCCCAAGCCCGAGCTGGTGCTGCGCGAGGTCCACAGGATCATGCGACCCGGCGGCCGGCTCGTGCTCTCGCACACCGACTTCGACACGGTGGTGTTCAACAGCACGGTGCCGAGCCTCACGCGCGAGATCGTGCACCGCTACGCCGATCGCCAGCAGCCCTGGATGGCGGCGGCCGACGGGCTGATCGGCAGGCGGTTGCCCGGCCTCGTGAGCGCGGACTTCGAGCTGGTGGGCGTGCACCCGTTCGTGCTCACCGGCCTGAGCTACAAGCCCGGGAGCTACCCGTACGAGCAGGTGCGCCACATGGTGCGCACGCTCGCGGACGCGCTACCCGTCAGGGAGATCGAGCGCTGGCGCGCCGACCTCGAGCAGCTCGCTGAGCAGGGCGCGTTCTTCTACTCGGAGAACGTCTACGCGGTCGTCGCAAGACCACGATCAGGGCCTCGATAA
- the ahcY gene encoding adenosylhomocysteinase produces MTTTPTTTGTDFKVADLSLAAFGRKEIQLAEHEMPGLMSSREEYGAEQPLKGARITGSLHMTIQTAVLIETLVALGAEVRWASCNIFSTQDHAAAAVVVGPECTPENPQGIPVFAWKGETLEEYWWCTEQALAWPDGAGPNMILDDGGDATLLVHKGVEYEAAGAVPSPDTTDNEEFKIILATLQRSLDEDAQRWTNIAADIRGVTEETTTGVNRLYQMQETGQLLFPAINVNNSVTKSKFDNIYGCRHSVIDGLNRATDVMIAGKLAVICGYGEVGKGCAEALRGQGARVVITEIDPICALQACMAGYQVVTLDDVVSTADIFITATGNKDIITARHMARMKDKAIVGNIGHFDNEIDMAGLKKLKGIERINIKPQYDEWAFPDGHSVMILAEGRLMNLGCATGHPSFVMSSSFTNQVMAQIEVFTNPGKYEKKVYVLPKHLDEKVARLHLDKLGARLTTLTSEQSSYIGVPVQGPYKPEHYRY; encoded by the coding sequence ATGACCACCACACCGACCACCACCGGCACCGACTTCAAGGTCGCCGACCTCTCGCTCGCCGCCTTCGGGCGCAAGGAGATCCAGCTCGCCGAGCACGAGATGCCCGGGCTGATGTCGTCTCGCGAGGAGTACGGCGCGGAGCAGCCGCTCAAGGGCGCCCGCATCACCGGCTCGCTCCACATGACGATCCAGACGGCCGTGCTGATCGAGACGCTGGTCGCGCTCGGCGCTGAGGTGCGCTGGGCGAGCTGCAACATCTTCTCGACCCAGGACCACGCGGCCGCCGCGGTCGTCGTCGGCCCCGAGTGCACGCCCGAGAACCCGCAGGGCATCCCGGTCTTCGCCTGGAAGGGCGAGACGCTCGAGGAGTACTGGTGGTGCACCGAGCAGGCGCTCGCGTGGCCCGACGGTGCAGGCCCGAACATGATCCTCGACGACGGTGGCGACGCCACCCTGCTCGTGCACAAGGGCGTGGAGTACGAGGCCGCCGGCGCGGTCCCCTCGCCCGACACGACCGACAACGAGGAGTTCAAGATCATCCTCGCCACGCTGCAGCGCTCGCTCGACGAGGACGCCCAGCGCTGGACGAACATCGCGGCCGACATCCGCGGCGTGACCGAGGAGACCACCACTGGCGTGAACCGGCTCTACCAGATGCAGGAGACCGGCCAGCTCCTGTTCCCGGCGATCAACGTCAACAACTCGGTCACGAAGTCCAAGTTCGACAACATCTACGGCTGCCGGCATTCCGTGATCGACGGCCTCAATCGCGCAACCGACGTCATGATCGCCGGTAAGCTTGCCGTGATCTGCGGCTATGGCGAGGTCGGCAAGGGCTGCGCGGAGGCGCTCCGCGGCCAGGGCGCGCGCGTCGTCATCACCGAGATCGATCCCATCTGTGCGTTACAAGCCTGCATGGCCGGTTATCAAGTTGTAACACTCGATGACGTCGTTTCCACGGCCGACATCTTCATCACCGCGACGGGCAACAAGGACATCATCACCGCGCGGCACATGGCGCGCATGAAGGACAAGGCGATCGTCGGCAATATCGGCCACTTCGACAACGAGATCGACATGGCCGGTTTGAAGAAGCTGAAGGGCATCGAGCGCATCAACATCAAGCCGCAGTACGACGAGTGGGCTTTTCCGGATGGTCACAGCGTGATGATCCTCGCGGAGGGGCGCCTGATGAACCTCGGGTGCGCGACGGGGCATCCAAGTTTCGTGATGTCGTCGAGCTTCACGAATCAGGTAATGGCCCAGATCGAAGTCTTCACCAACCCGGGGAAGTACGAGAAAAAAGTGTACGTTCTCCCGAAGCACCTCGACGAAAAGGTGGCGCGTCTGCACCTCGACAAACTCGGCGCCAGGCTCACGACCCTAACGAGTGAGCAATCGAGCTATATCGGCGTGCCGGTGCAGGGGCCGTACAAGCCGGAGCACTATCGGTATTAG
- a CDS encoding methyl-accepting chemotaxis protein produces MNHRAMRPIWEQRQSTMVRLGSAMGKWRLRTIRGRLLVGFSATFGALLASGLLSIYAIQRLYRDMGSTVTSTNRVSSTLFEGYDATLRYVATAQAMILDGNATRVAEADSLSVLADSLRRTLLRSDALDLEDRRALEQLGAMQGRLEVRFNVARAYDEVGRSDDAARQSMLATAMLDSLFTQARHLTRVQDERAAESLRSVHRAMIARRTLLIAVLALGFLAAWLFGLWTWRAIALPLDRLTTAASSLGEGDLRVTVPLSGLDDEYLVLATTFTRMADRLRRVVDNIQREAADITRAAESLNTAAEQAASSTGQISSAMAGVARDAETQRRHIVTSENVLGDVGNSAHALNDVATRSRELGESIHSTSLRTRAGILQALEVLDRAKLVIDGSKGEVNGLELAFAEVVRFTSAIQGVADQTNLLALNAAIEAARAGDHGRGFAVVAEEVRKLAEESGRAADEVNAIVNAMRERIGATAKAFSQGIHELGDVGSVSRAAVAALDTVDDAVAGVNQVASSVSAAAMSHTTAVSKLIASLTAAGEQADTQASTSQEAAAAAEETAASAEQVAATAQQLATNASRLETLVVGFKT; encoded by the coding sequence ATGAACCACCGCGCGATGCGCCCGATCTGGGAACAGCGGCAGTCCACGATGGTCCGGCTCGGATCGGCCATGGGAAAGTGGCGACTGCGCACGATTCGCGGCCGTCTCCTCGTCGGCTTCTCGGCGACATTTGGCGCTTTGTTGGCATCCGGCCTGTTGAGTATTTACGCAATTCAGCGCCTCTATCGTGACATGGGTTCGACGGTGACGTCGACGAACCGTGTCTCCTCGACTCTGTTCGAGGGATACGACGCGACGCTCCGCTATGTCGCGACCGCGCAGGCGATGATCCTCGACGGAAATGCCACTCGCGTCGCCGAGGCCGACAGCCTGAGCGTCCTCGCCGATTCATTGCGGCGTACGCTGCTGCGCTCGGACGCGCTCGATCTCGAGGATCGGCGTGCCCTCGAGCAGTTGGGCGCGATGCAAGGGCGACTCGAGGTGCGATTCAATGTCGCCAGAGCCTATGACGAGGTCGGAAGGTCGGATGACGCGGCGCGGCAGTCGATGCTCGCGACGGCGATGCTCGACTCCCTCTTCACGCAGGCGCGCCATCTCACCCGCGTTCAGGACGAGCGCGCCGCCGAATCACTGCGGAGCGTGCATCGGGCGATGATCGCGCGCCGAACGCTCCTCATCGCGGTACTCGCGCTCGGATTTCTCGCGGCGTGGCTCTTCGGCCTCTGGACGTGGCGAGCGATCGCGCTCCCGCTCGATCGCCTAACGACCGCCGCCAGTTCCCTCGGCGAGGGCGATCTTCGCGTCACCGTTCCATTGTCGGGGCTCGACGACGAGTATCTGGTTCTCGCGACGACGTTCACGCGCATGGCAGATCGCCTGCGCCGGGTCGTCGACAACATTCAGCGTGAAGCAGCGGACATCACCCGTGCGGCAGAATCGCTCAATACCGCCGCCGAGCAGGCAGCCTCGTCGACCGGACAGATCAGCAGCGCGATGGCGGGTGTCGCCCGCGACGCGGAGACCCAGCGCCGGCACATCGTCACGTCGGAAAACGTGCTCGGCGACGTCGGCAATTCGGCGCATGCACTGAACGACGTCGCAACGCGCTCACGCGAGCTCGGCGAATCCATTCACTCGACGTCGCTGCGCACGCGCGCGGGGATTCTCCAAGCGCTCGAGGTGCTCGATCGCGCGAAGCTCGTCATCGACGGCTCGAAGGGTGAGGTGAACGGCTTGGAGCTCGCCTTCGCCGAAGTCGTGCGCTTCACGAGTGCGATTCAGGGCGTCGCCGATCAGACGAATCTGCTCGCGCTCAACGCCGCGATCGAGGCGGCGCGTGCGGGCGACCATGGGCGCGGCTTCGCCGTCGTCGCCGAGGAGGTCCGCAAGCTCGCCGAGGAGAGTGGCCGCGCCGCCGACGAGGTGAATGCGATTGTGAACGCGATGCGCGAGCGGATTGGCGCGACCGCAAAGGCATTCTCCCAAGGCATCCACGAGCTCGGAGACGTCGGATCGGTGTCGCGCGCCGCCGTCGCTGCCCTCGATACGGTGGACGACGCCGTTGCCGGCGTGAATCAAGTTGCGTCGTCGGTGAGCGCGGCAGCGATGTCGCATACGACGGCGGTGTCGAAGCTCATCGCGAGCCTAACGGCAGCCGGCGAACAGGCGGATACGCAGGCGTCGACGAGTCAGGAAGCCGCGGCCGCGGCCGAGGAGACCGCTGCGAGCGCCGAACAGGTGGCGGCGACGGCGCAGCAACTGGCGACCAACGCGTCGCGGTTGGAGACGCTGGTGGTGGGATTCAAGACGTAA
- a CDS encoding MerR family transcriptional regulator, with the protein MDGLTINEAAETTGWSPRMLRYLERVGLIHPPRTDSGYRVFRADELQRLRTLRELLDRFDCGLSDVAFSKRMREDEELHQALETWFETAPRRPEGVSNDNWLSWEQEKHQRLLGLVTPSPTPMEAA; encoded by the coding sequence ATGGATGGCCTGACGATCAACGAGGCGGCTGAGACCACTGGCTGGTCGCCCCGGATGCTGCGCTATCTGGAGCGCGTGGGGCTGATCCATCCACCTCGAACCGACTCGGGCTACCGCGTCTTCCGCGCGGACGAGCTGCAACGGCTGCGCACCCTGCGCGAGCTGCTCGACCGCTTCGACTGCGGTCTCTCCGATGTCGCCTTCTCCAAGCGCATGCGCGAGGACGAGGAGCTGCATCAGGCGCTCGAGACCTGGTTCGAGACCGCCCCGAGGCGCCCGGAGGGCGTCTCGAACGACAACTGGCTGAGCTGGGAGCAGGAGAAGCACCAGCGACTGCTCGGACTGGTTACCCCTTCACCAACGCCAATGGAGGCCGCATGA